One window from the genome of Cryptomeria japonica chromosome 6, Sugi_1.0, whole genome shotgun sequence encodes:
- the LOC131052764 gene encoding protein NRT1/ PTR FAMILY 4.5-like: protein MNLQAELKEFSTESKYKSELNELQGFVDWKGRPARRDRHGGKRSTPFVYVMTGLDNLAYVAIVINLVTYFSVFMNMEIAEAATTLTNFVGTTFLLALVGGIVSDCCLNRFKTTVLSALIQIAGYLVLLIQAHYSSLRPPQCDRLVQNSTCVKVSGAKSAILFVGLYLVAIGNGGTKANVAPLGADQFDDRDPDERGKISSFFNKYFFSVTIGSTLAVTVLVWIQDNRGWDVGFGVTAGAVFFGMVCILLGCTTYRIRIPQSSPLTRILQVFIVAFKNQKLETPENPKDLYELYDEEAYMHSERLLHTNQFKFLDKAAVVTDNRKGENSWGLCSVTQVEETKIIVRMMPIFASTVLLNTCLAQLQTFTVSQGVTMDRSMGKHFQIPAASLPVIPLVFLNIITPIYDRFLVPFARKFTGHESGITHLQRIGVGLVLSAISMAIAALVEVRRKNVAIEKGMVDSIPLFMPPIPMSVFWLGFPYFVFGIADLFTFVGMLEFFYSEAPATMRSFATAFTYASLSLGYFLSSVFVNIVNAATRNMTESHGWLGGNNLNRNHLDLFYWFLALLSMLNVFNYLFWACWYKHKPVVPYEPSTKQSKIET from the exons ATGAATTTGCAGGCGGAACTCAAAGAATTCTCCACGGAATCCAAATACAAATCTGAGCTTAATGAGTTGCAAGGTTTTGTGGACTGGAAAGGAAGGCCTGCACGTAGGGATCGCCATGGTGGAAAGCGCTCCACCCCTTTTGTTTATG TAATGACTGGACTGGACAACTTAGCTTATGTGGCAATAGTCATAAACCTTGTGACATATTTCTCGGTCTTTATGAATATGGAAATTGCCGAAGCAGCCACCACGCTCACCAATTTCGTAGGCACCACTTTCCTGCTGGCTCTGGTGGGAGGAATTGTTTCTGACTGTTGCCTTAACAGATTCAAAACAACCGTTTTATCAGCTCTTATACAAATAGCC GGATATCTTGTATTGTTAATACAAGCGCACTATAGCTCTTTAAGGCCTCCACAGTGCGACCGATTGGTTCAGAATTCGACCTGCGTGAAAGTAAGCGGAGCGAAAAGTGCAATTTTATTTGTTGGGCTGTATCTGGTAGCTATTGGAAATGGAGGCACCAAGGCTAATGTAGCACCTTTAGGAGCAGATCAATTCGATGACAGAGATCCCGATGAGAGGGGAAAAATATCTTCCTTTTTCAACAAGTATTTTTTCAGCGTTACCATCGGCTCGACTCTTGCAGTCACAGTGTTAGTTTGGATTCAAGACAATAGGGGTTGGGATGTAGGTTTTGGAGTTACTGCGGGAGCCGTTTTCTTTGGAATGGTTTGCATTTTGCTGGGATGTACCACGTACCGTATCAGAATCCCACAAAGCAGCCCACTAACAAGAATTCTACAG GTATTCATCGTCGCATTCAAGAATCAAAAGCTTGAAACGCCAGAGAATCCCAAGGATCTTTATGAGCTGTATGACGAGGAAGCATATATGCACAGCGAGAGGCTTCTGCATACAAACCAATTCAA ATTCCTCGACAAAGCCGCTGTAGTTACAGACAATAGAAAGGGGGAAAACTCGTGGGGGTTGTGCAGTGTGACCCAAGTAGAAGAAACCAAAATTATAGTGCGAATGATGCCCATATTTGCCAGCACAGTATTGCTGAACACATGCTTAGCACAACTACAGACATTTACTGTTTCTCAAGGCGTGACCATGGACAGAAGCATGGGAAAGCATTTTCAAATTCCAGCAGCATCTCTGCCTGTAATTCCTTTAGTCTTTCTAAACATCATAACTCCAATCTATGACAGATTCCTCGTTCCCTTTGCTAGGAAATTTACTGGACATGAATCTGGAATTACTCACTTGCAAAGAATTGGAGTTGGATTAGTATTGTCTGCTATATCGATGGCCATCGCTGCTCTTGTGGAGGTGAGGAGGAAAAATGTGGCGATAGAGAAAGGAATGGTGGACTCAATACCATTGTTCATGCCGCCAATTCCAATGAGTGTATTCTGGCTGGGATTTccatactttgtttttggaattgCAGACCTGTTCACGTTTGTGGGTATGCTGGAATTCTTCTACAGTGAAGCTCCTGCAACAATGAGGTCATTTGCCACTGCTTTTACATATGCTTCATTGTCATTGGGTTACTTCCTCAGTAGTGTTTTTGTTAATATTGTAAATGCTGCAACTCGCAACATGACCGAGAGCCATGGCTGGCTTGGTGGTAACAATTTAAACCGAAACCACCTTGATCTATTTTACTGGTTTCTTGCTCTTCTTAGCATGCTCAACGTTTTCAATTACCTTTTTTGGGCATGCTGGTACAAGCACAAACCAGTAGTTCCATACGAGCCTTCTACAAAGCAATCAAAGATTGAAACATAA